The Mytilus galloprovincialis chromosome 11, xbMytGall1.hap1.1, whole genome shotgun sequence genome contains the following window.
ATATAACCACCTTTAATTTcatacacaaaaaaacaacagcagaagtgTAATTTTTAGATTTTACGTCGGTAACATCAGACGTGAATGTAGATAATAATAATCCCTAAACTTGGAACTGTAAATCGTTGAAGTTTAGAAATGATTCCTATGACCATGAACCTCGATATCGTTCAGGACAGAAaggttaaaaactttttgaaaaaagatccttcatctaaaatagattggaaagagtGTCATCACGTCACCAAAGATGCTCTTTCTTCGTTATGTAAAAAGtggtgtaaacgggaaaaatctgataaaaaattcTCTTGagtcttatttaaataaatgtaaaaatgtggtagataattgaataataatttaGGAGTATATAATAGAGCACATAATACACCTATTTCCATAATAAGAAATACACATCAAGTAcctttcaaagcggtttgtgtttgtactgGTCGACAAAGCAACCAACtatgtggtggtggtatgcctTAAAAACACTTACGTTCGTAAGAACGAAAtgttaaattcatctacattcattTCGAtgcacagagagtcatatagtaaacacaCATATcataaccacatcaaagcttCAGGCTTTTTCttaacatttgaaggtccctactatgtattggctacctaaactacaccaacaaatatttaaatatcgtttcactTCGGCCTCTTatagtgttctacaactaatcttccAGTGGTTTTAGCAATTTTATCAACTACTAtaaaagagcttatcataaactattgtaataaaatatatggacATAGTGGAATAAACTATTTTTTGAATGTAAAACATTCTTTAGACTTTTTTTTAGAatctgttgacagttttgatttttctactctttgcACTACACTTTCACACTATCTTATCagacaaaagttttcctatttaattcaATGATCGAATggtaaatctgaatgcaaatatatttgctgcaaatcatttaaagccttcttctctaatgagaaaggtaaacaTGCTAGATATACTAACTGGAGATGTGATGAGATGAATGAAGCTGTtgattttctccttgataatatttatgtacgtttcggcaacaaagtttatcggcAGGTTGTAGGTATTCTTATGGGCACTAATTGTttccctttaatagcagacttgttttgtACTGTAacgactaaactcagtaaagacccttcgaaattgcatttaattgataaattcaacaagaCTTACCGTTATCTTcatgatattttgtcttttgtcTAAAATAAGATCTGTTGTACTCGTCTGGTTAAGAAATTACTTTTCCGGTCTCAAACGATAGCTTGTACttgttaattttaaatagtttaccCTTAAAAGAGAGAAAATCACCTTATTCCGGTTTAGAAATTGTACTGTCCGGTATTACATATTAGCTTaattcacactgattccaaaaagatAAGGTTTGTTTATACTTATGTCTGTAAAtaggaaaataaaattaacagttaTAGTTTGTCACTTCTGGTCTCAAATGATAGGTTTATGTAAAGGTATGCTCATAAAAAAAGTCTTACCCAACTACGTTCAATtgccccgctaacatgtttaaccccgcaacattatttaagaatgtgcctgtcccaagttaggagcctgcaattgagtggttgtcgtttgtttatgtgttacatatttgtttttcgtgaattttttttaaaaataaggctgttttctcgtttgatttttttacattgtcatatcgggaccttttatagctgactatgtggtatgggctttgctcattgttgaaggccgtatggtgacctataattgttaatgtctgtgtcatttttgtctcttgtagacagttgtctcattggtaatcatacctcatcttccttTTTTAGATTTGACATATTATAAGAGCATATATGACTACTTTCGGTTCACTCAATTTCGTACGTTACTTCACATTTTGCTAAAGATCTGATGATTTATATGTatcaatctgaaaaaaataatgaattacacctccccccccccctctccGCACAAAAATCATTTCAGGGGCAATTACTTCAAAAAGATTGGATTATTTCAGACCAAATGTATCATATCTtcatcacaataaaaaaaacattttgcgcTAGTTCTTTTagatataacttttaaaatatcagagaAATTGCAAGACCATGATCAAGTCAAAATTGAGAACCAAATCACAGATACTGctttgtcgaaatgtgcatctgtaACATAAAATTTTGTACCGTTTATATCATTGATGCTTCACCGCTGAATTGCAGTTATTTCGTTTCATTTGACTGCCTCAGGAGAATTACCTGAATATCAATTTTAGTGCAAACGATACTTGGTGATTACCCAACAATGAGAAGGAAATGGAGGGAAAATGAGTATTGTTATAAGTTGTATATTGCCTCTTAAGgtggtagacctaggttaagggaaataactcttacaatcatcagtacgtttgtgtcagccattttcataaataagttctaagcttctaggatacatagattattttcaatctgtttcaggtaaatgcttaaaatacattaataaaactTGACTATTACAAACGCATCACTGaattaaagagttatctccctggaccaaggtctacccccttaaatgtATCTTAATGAATAAAGTGAGAATTTTGGCTAGCTATGAAAATAGGTTttatccaccatgttctacataagaaaatgtatgtaccaagtaaggaataaaACAGTTGTCATCCTTCATgtgatgtgttcgagctttttattttgatatttgatgacgaactttctggtttgaattttcatcggagttttATTTTTCTCGTTATATTACTTTTTAATGTTACAGTCGTTTGttgacttttaaaaaaagtttatgtaCACTATGTACCCGTAATGATCTTTAAAGAAATAATGTTACTATTGTAAAGTTagtattataaaatatattgagGTATcctttatgaaaaacaaaaaccaGTAATGCGAATTATTTATTAATAACCACATAAATTCATAATTTCAATTTCAGAAAACTgagacgaaaaacaaataaacattttaattaagaaaaaaattaaacatgtataacatgtatacatcCTTTACTGACTCGGtaaaatatcaaaagtataaGTAATTAAGATCATATGAAGTCTTCCTTGTTCAAATACACATGTTTATCATTAGTTTTGAAAGGAAACGAACATAAATAAACAGAAGTGGGGTCTGAAAAGTCGTCTATTGTGTTGTGATTTGTATTGAATAAAAGTACAATTAACGCAGTGATTATATAGTTGTAAAATAATGAAAGATATCTGAATGTGAAAGACTGTTGCAATTTATAAGCTGATATGTTACACTGTTTAGTTTTCATTTGAGTGCCAGAGAAAACTCTGAGATAGGTATTcctaatttcataaaaaaaaagtctacACCCTAGATGATAACTAGATTTCAAGATTTTCCATGAATTTCGTTCTGATACATTGACTTCTCTACCCTATAATAAACTCATGATATATGATAAGATTTATATGTTGCTAAGTACTTATCGGTACCGTTCGAATAGAAACAGTTCAAAATGCCAATCATGAAGGTTAAGAGGCATATGAGGGCACAAATTTCAAAAGCTAAGGCAATAAGCTATATGATTAAATTAGGTTGAAATCTGCCGAAATAGCCTTTCCAGAATTCCTATCGACAGCCTTAAGACCATTTTCCGTATTTCCGAGGATAAATTCTACGTCTACCCAACGTCGTTCCTCACAAGTATCCTCAAACTCAATGGTTGGTGTACATAGCCAAGTGCACCTATCATCATCGACATATTCTGGTATCGTCTCTTCAGATACATACACCATAATGTCCATCTTATCCTGGTGTTTGTAAGGTGTAAAGAAGGATTTTTTAACTATCATTCCAGCTTCGACGCTATCATCTTTCCCGACAATGAGAGAAAAAATGTTGTCACATCTTTCTTCTTTTTCCATTACTACATAATGCTTTCTATCATATTTCTTTTCATTCCATGGAAGATTAGTTTTGACACCATAACTACGTCGCATGATACGAGATGTGATATAATGTGGCCTATGGCCAAACAAAACGGCCCCTTTCATCACTGAAAGACTGGCCTCTCCTGGAATTATTATTCTTTTCTCTGGAAATTCCTGACGAACAGCTTTTTGCATAAGCTTGCAGTCTGAGAATCCACCAACCAATAACATATGTGTCACGTCCTTTAATGTCTTATTTCGAAAAATCTCTTTTATGAGGGATATAACATCGTTAATTGAAGGCATAAACAGTTTATTGAAGAAATCTAGGTTCATGCGAATTTTGTCATATGTTAATTGTATTTCCTTTGAATATGAGGAAGTGTTGATGAGAGATTCGAGATCTGTTTTGTGAACTTTCTGACACAATTTCTCAAGCGCAACAACTGGGATACTCATAGTTACTTTAGGTTTTTCATTGTCAACTGTTCTTTTTACTGTTTCGAATTCTCTTACCAGGTCCAAATAGGCAAGAGGGCTTTCTTCTTTCAGTGATTTCATTACGGTGTCACCAACAATTTTTTCTAAAAGCTTTAGGAACCTTTTATCAATCGATGTCCCTCCACAATCATTTCCCATAGCTCTATGTTTCTCTTTAAGGTGACAATTTGCAGCTTTTTGGTGAACTGTTATATCTGCAGTACCACCTAGAGAAATGCAAAACATACAAATGCAGGTAAGGAGTGAAATACTATTAAGGTACACATGAACCACAAGAGCAAACAAAGTAATAGGAAAAGAAAACTAACAATACGAAATAATACTGATCGAAACGTGATGTAGTATGAACTTTGATTGTTATTTCAACTGACAACGAAAGATATATCAGGCTCTTAAATGAAACAACACTGCGTgatcaaaacaacattttgacATGGGTCTTTTAAACATTTAGAATTTTTATACAATTGTCCATTTGTTCTTTCCGACCAATAATAACTAtacaattttatgtattttagttattttttttctgcCATTGTTCAAGTCCTTTTCACTTTTAATTACGCAGTCATATGAACATATTTACTTTTAGATATCATAAATTGGCCAACTTCTTAAAAGATAAAATTCGAGATACTCATAATAtcatgtctgatataataaagaATAAGTAAACCACCGTAGTTGGAAAACCCGGCATAAGTGTCAATGATGTCCACAATGAGCACAAATGTACCCTTCATCTAGAGTTTTATGGTCGTATAGGAACATGTTAATATCAGTTATTCACAAGTTTGTGTTTCGCGTAAACAAAAGCTAACATAAAATGCTTAGAACTGGCATGTTTTGTAATCATTTCAAACggtatgttttatttaatattctTTGATACATGTACGCAACACCTTACCTCCAAGATCAACAACCATATACTCTGTCCCTTCCGCTGTCACGGTAAAGCCTGGTTCAGAACAATCCTTTTTTTCCGTTTGTAAGAATTGACAGAATATGGACGCTGCCTCAGGTTCAAGTGCAACGATTAAATTATTTGCTGGAATACCAGCCTTCAATAAAGAGAGAAACCATTCAGCATAGAACAGAATATGGTAAATAACAACCATTTCGTGGAATTAAAATGTATGCattaatataaaatacataagCAAGTTACAATGTGAAATCAATatagatttcaaatatttatttgtgGCTTTCAAATAAACACTTTCTTGGAGGCGATGAATGACTTTACAATTTCTGTTTTATGAATGACAACTTGGATTGTTTGGAAGGAAACGTACCATTTAACATTTGACAATAATTTCAATTATGTAAACAGCCATGATGAGTATTTTTTATGTGCCAGATACTTTTTAAATGCAACGGGTACAAATGTATGTGACAACACTGTACCACTGTTTTTattagcaaataaaatatttaaattatgaaaatgtataAAGTTACATACCGCTTCAGCACAAGACCTCATAAATTTCTTAGCTTTATCGGTCCATATTGCAGGAACTGTTAGCACCCACTGAACCTCGTCGTTATGGACAATTTTCCCTCGTGTATCCAACATTTTTAATAAGTGTTCAACTAAGAAGCGGATTGATAATTTAAACACATCAAAAGCTGGCAGGTGTTTTGTGCCAGTAATATCTTCTAGCATCATGCTACTTGTGATGTTCTATAAGAAAAAAGTTTGTATTCGTATGTGTTTAAAAAAAGATTCAGAAACATTGAAATGTCTATCGGGAAATTAATCAAACAGgactatataaaaataatgagTCTTCGGATGGAACGGTCTTAAATGTGTTAAGTGCGGAAAAAAGCAATTTTGTTCACAGGCATTAGTAAAAGTCTAAAATTAAATGTCATATCGATGTTTTAATCAAGTTCAATGAGGTTTATAACTAAGGTAAAACTGTACTGTAATGATTAACATGTACCCTTCAACTTCTGAAGTATT
Protein-coding sequences here:
- the LOC143052583 gene encoding heat shock 70 kDa protein 12A-like, yielding MMTDSRNYLMVAAIDFGTTYSGYSFSLRDEFLKNPLQIHTATWKTTCRLSTGEKTPTCLLLNKKREFVAFGYDAEDRWTDLILDKEQDDYYYFQRFKMNLHNNKNITSSMMLEDITGTKHLPAFDVFKLSIRFLVEHLLKMLDTRGKIVHNDEVQWVLTVPAIWTDKAKKFMRSCAEAAGIPANNLIVALEPEAASIFCQFLQTEKKDCSEPGFTVTAEGTEYMVVDLGGGTADITVHQKAANCHLKEKHRAMGNDCGGTSIDKRFLKLLEKIVGDTVMKSLKEESPLAYLDLVREFETVKRTVDNEKPKVTMSIPVVALEKLCQKVHKTDLESLINTSSYSKEIQLTYDKIRMNLDFFNKLFMPSINDVISLIKEIFRNKTLKDVTHMLLVGGFSDCKLMQKAVRQEFPEKRIIIPGEASLSVMKGAVLFGHRPHYITSRIMRRSYGVKTNLPWNEKKYDRKHYVVMEKEERCDNIFSLIVGKDDSVEAGMIVKKSFFTPYKHQDKMDIMVYVSEETIPEYVDDDRCTWLCTPTIEFEDTCEERRWVDVEFILGNTENGLKAVDRNSGKAISADFNLI